In Pseudomonas sp. MYb327, one DNA window encodes the following:
- the gspL gene encoding type II secretion system protein GspL, with amino-acid sequence MKTWLYLTAEGLHSPSFEWPCCLWSSTGQRQLMPLSQAPQVLKGQAVDLLLPMELCSWVRSEPWPSRRRPDAHAIAFAIEEQLSESLEKLHLSVGARDSQGRYSVMVIDRERFAAVLALLAEMGVEVRSVLVDADLLPQDQALGVWWFGRWMLGGGLPARLTLAEEGLVLLRAGLPSDVQWRDERQEDVDQWLIGGHGQAINLLHGDFAPRGKRLPWRLAGAAMLMLLLLNWGATEVRIHFLESQSRQLYSRSEQQFKALYPEQTRIVDLAAQLKALQGQGTEAKSSRVAGLVHLVEQVIGASNVEVQRIEFREGDGWKVQLSANSFSELELLRERGRQQGLPVRIDSASKDSNRVQAILTMEQEA; translated from the coding sequence ATGAAAACCTGGCTCTACCTGACGGCCGAAGGCCTGCACTCGCCGTCATTCGAGTGGCCGTGCTGCCTGTGGTCATCGACCGGTCAACGACAGCTCATGCCATTGAGTCAGGCGCCGCAGGTTCTGAAGGGGCAGGCCGTCGACCTGCTGTTGCCCATGGAATTGTGCAGTTGGGTGCGCAGTGAACCGTGGCCCTCCCGGCGCCGACCCGATGCACACGCCATCGCGTTCGCGATTGAAGAACAACTGAGCGAATCGCTGGAGAAACTGCACTTGAGCGTCGGCGCTCGCGATTCGCAAGGGCGTTATTCGGTGATGGTGATTGATCGGGAGCGCTTTGCTGCCGTGCTCGCGTTGTTGGCCGAAATGGGCGTTGAAGTACGCTCGGTTTTGGTCGACGCCGATCTGTTGCCGCAGGATCAGGCGCTTGGCGTTTGGTGGTTCGGTCGCTGGATGCTGGGTGGCGGGCTGCCGGCTCGTCTGACGTTGGCGGAGGAAGGATTGGTGCTGCTCAGGGCAGGTTTACCCTCTGATGTTCAGTGGCGCGACGAGCGTCAGGAGGATGTCGATCAGTGGTTGATCGGCGGTCACGGACAGGCAATCAACCTGCTGCATGGTGATTTCGCCCCGCGTGGAAAACGTCTGCCCTGGCGTCTCGCCGGGGCAGCAATGTTGATGCTGTTGCTGCTGAACTGGGGCGCCACTGAAGTACGCATCCATTTTCTCGAAAGCCAAAGCCGTCAGCTCTACAGTCGCAGCGAGCAGCAGTTCAAAGCGCTGTATCCGGAGCAGACTCGCATCGTCGACCTCGCGGCGCAGCTCAAGGCCCTGCAAGGCCAGGGAACGGAAGCAAAAAGTAGCCGAGTCGCCGGCCTGGTCCACCTGGTCGAGCAAGTCATCGGCGCGAGCAATGTCGAAGTGCAGCGCATCGAGTTTCGCGAGGGCGATGGCTGGAAAGTCCAGCTATCGGCCAACAGCTTTTCCGAGCTGGAGTTGCTGCGTGAGCGTGGGCGACAACAAGGCTTGCCGGTGCGGATCGACAGCGCGAGCAAGGACAGCAACCGGGTGCAGGCGATTTTGACAATGGAGCAAGAGGCATGA
- the gspH gene encoding type II secretion system minor pseudopilin GspH — protein sequence MRRRCRGFTLLELMIVIVLIGVLAGMVSFTTGVNPARQARQEADTLAGMIRQLREKAVLESQEHGVRLSVGGYRAMRLGIRGWEPVSTLYRWPDNLRLRLKHEGYSVSLGTDEGPPQLLMLSSDETSAFTLTFETKDRSWLSLSSDGIGEVVIDG from the coding sequence ATGCGGCGTCGTTGTCGGGGGTTTACCTTGCTGGAATTGATGATCGTGATCGTGTTGATCGGCGTGCTGGCGGGCATGGTGAGTTTTACCACCGGTGTGAATCCGGCGCGCCAGGCCAGGCAAGAGGCTGACACGCTGGCTGGCATGATTCGCCAGTTACGCGAGAAGGCAGTGCTCGAAAGTCAGGAGCACGGTGTGCGCTTGAGCGTCGGCGGCTACCGGGCGATGCGGCTCGGCATTCGCGGCTGGGAGCCTGTATCGACGCTTTATCGATGGCCCGACAACTTGCGCCTGCGCCTGAAGCACGAGGGTTACTCCGTGAGCCTGGGCACCGATGAAGGTCCACCTCAATTGCTGATGCTCAGCAGCGACGAAACAAGCGCGTTCACGTTGACGTTCGAGACCAAAGACCGGAGCTGGTTGAGCCTGTCCAGTGATGGTATTGGCGAGGTGGTGATCGATGGCTAG
- the gspE gene encoding type II secretion system ATPase GspE: protein MIRENGFCEALPFGFARRFGVLLEHDGAEWRLAIRADTPLTALAEARRVCGHELPLQLLPPEVFATRLAAAYREGQSAAEQVAQGLDEELDLLSLVDQVPQTADLLEQQGDAPIIRLINALLSEAVREQASDVHLETFEHYLSVRMRVDGQLREMLRPKRELATLLVSRIKVMARLDIAEKRVPQDGRIALRLAGHEVDVRVSTLPSAHGERVVLRLLDKQAGRLELQRLGMPDDTLAALRQLLGKPHGILLVTGPTGSGKTTSLYAALSSLNDQTRNILTVEDPIEYHLPGVGQMPVNPKVDMTFARGLRAILRQDPDVVMVGEIRDRETAEIAVQASLTGHLVLSTLHTNSAVGAVTRLVDMGVDAYLLASSLVGVLAQRLLRTLCPHCKAPYSADASACQRLGLDAKTPLQLFRAVGCDQCQQGYRGRIGIYELISVTPAVSTLIHQCASEQALSDEARKASRSLFQDGRQRVIGGLTSLDELLRVTRED, encoded by the coding sequence ATGATCCGCGAGAACGGTTTTTGCGAGGCACTGCCCTTCGGATTCGCCCGGCGTTTCGGTGTGTTGCTGGAACACGATGGCGCTGAATGGCGCCTGGCGATACGTGCCGATACGCCGCTTACCGCTTTGGCGGAAGCGCGCCGTGTCTGTGGCCACGAACTGCCGTTGCAATTGCTGCCACCGGAAGTCTTCGCAACACGATTGGCGGCAGCGTACCGCGAAGGGCAGAGCGCCGCGGAACAAGTCGCCCAGGGTCTGGACGAAGAGCTGGACCTACTCAGCTTGGTGGACCAGGTGCCGCAAACCGCCGATCTGCTGGAGCAGCAGGGCGACGCGCCGATCATCCGATTGATCAACGCGCTGCTCAGTGAAGCGGTGCGCGAACAGGCGTCGGACGTGCATCTGGAAACCTTCGAGCACTACCTGTCGGTGCGCATGCGCGTCGATGGGCAGCTGCGCGAAATGCTCCGGCCCAAGCGTGAACTGGCGACGCTGCTGGTGTCGCGAATCAAGGTCATGGCGCGACTCGACATCGCGGAAAAACGTGTGCCGCAGGATGGCCGCATCGCCTTGCGGCTGGCCGGACATGAAGTTGACGTGAGGGTCTCGACCTTGCCCTCGGCCCACGGCGAACGGGTGGTATTGCGCCTGCTCGATAAACAGGCCGGACGCCTGGAGTTGCAACGCTTGGGTATGCCGGACGACACGCTCGCCGCCCTGCGCCAATTGCTAGGCAAACCCCACGGCATTCTGCTGGTGACCGGGCCGACGGGATCCGGGAAAACCACCAGCCTGTACGCCGCGCTGAGCAGCCTGAACGACCAGACCCGCAACATTCTCACGGTCGAAGACCCCATCGAATATCACCTGCCGGGTGTCGGGCAGATGCCGGTCAATCCGAAAGTCGACATGACGTTTGCCCGAGGTTTGCGGGCGATTCTGCGCCAGGACCCGGACGTGGTGATGGTCGGCGAAATCCGTGACCGCGAGACGGCGGAAATCGCCGTCCAGGCTTCGCTGACCGGGCATCTGGTGCTCTCGACGTTGCACACCAACAGCGCGGTCGGCGCGGTGACGCGGCTGGTGGACATGGGCGTCGATGCCTACCTGCTGGCGTCGTCACTGGTGGGTGTTCTGGCCCAGCGCCTGTTGCGTACGTTGTGCCCGCATTGCAAGGCTCCGTACAGCGCTGATGCGTCGGCCTGCCAGCGTTTGGGGCTGGACGCGAAGACGCCATTGCAGCTGTTCAGAGCCGTGGGCTGTGATCAATGTCAGCAAGGTTATCGCGGGCGCATCGGCATCTACGAATTGATCAGCGTGACACCTGCCGTGTCGACGCTTATCCATCAATGCGCCAGTGAGCAGGCCTTGTCCGACGAAGCGCGCAAGGCTTCACGCAGCCTGTTCCAGGACGGCCGACAGCGGGTCATCGGCGGTTTGACCAGCCTCGACGAATTACTGCGCGTGACGAGGGAGGACTAA
- a CDS encoding LysR substrate-binding domain-containing protein → MELRHLRYFIAVAEELHFGRAAQVLGISQPPLSQQIQALEQEVGARLFERTNRRVELSEAGRLFLEEARLVLAQVDKAADVARRAQLGELGELKIGFTSSAPFNSTIPQAIFSFRQRFPAVHLNLREMSSTQVADALVDESIEVGIMRPLGLPDCLSVVELMREPLVAVLSSKHPLVKDSEEGLFLSALALEPFVFFPRSYGSGLYAQLLSLARDAGFSPHFAQEAGEAMTIIGLVAAGLGVSVLPASYQRMRIDGVVYRPLLDPAAISAVWLVQRKDQKSPMARAFVELLTRKVEPLQS, encoded by the coding sequence ATGGAATTACGTCACCTGCGCTACTTCATCGCCGTCGCCGAAGAACTGCATTTCGGCCGCGCCGCACAGGTGCTGGGCATCTCGCAGCCACCGCTGAGCCAGCAGATTCAAGCGCTGGAACAGGAGGTCGGCGCACGGTTGTTTGAGCGGACCAATCGTCGGGTTGAACTGAGTGAGGCCGGCCGGCTGTTCCTCGAGGAGGCGCGATTGGTATTGGCGCAAGTCGATAAAGCGGCGGATGTTGCGCGGCGGGCGCAGCTCGGTGAATTGGGTGAGCTGAAGATCGGCTTCACTTCATCGGCACCGTTCAACTCGACCATTCCCCAAGCGATTTTCTCGTTTCGCCAGCGTTTTCCGGCGGTGCACCTGAACCTGCGGGAAATGAGCAGCACCCAAGTGGCTGATGCGCTGGTGGATGAGTCAATCGAGGTCGGGATCATGCGGCCATTGGGGCTGCCGGATTGCCTCAGCGTGGTCGAACTGATGCGCGAGCCGCTGGTTGCGGTGCTCAGCTCCAAGCACCCGTTGGTCAAGGACAGTGAAGAAGGCTTGTTCCTGTCCGCCCTGGCCCTCGAACCCTTCGTGTTTTTCCCGCGCAGCTACGGCAGTGGTCTGTATGCGCAGTTGCTCAGCCTGGCTCGCGATGCCGGCTTCAGTCCGCACTTTGCCCAGGAGGCGGGCGAGGCGATGACCATCATCGGCCTGGTGGCAGCGGGGTTGGGTGTTTCGGTATTGCCCGCGTCTTATCAACGGATGCGCATCGATGGTGTGGTGTATCGGCCGTTGCTCGATCCAGCGGCCATATCCGCGGTGTGGCTGGTGCAGCGCAAGGATCAGAAATCGCCGATGGCGCGGGCGTTTGTGGAGTTGTTGACGAGGAAGGTGGAGCCGCTGCAATCGTGA
- a CDS encoding MFS transporter, translating into MKTAVAPLAHEVPPAGQDDVVAELKEIYIEKGTPAFMRTVLALFCGGFATFALLYCVQPMMPLLSHEYSINAAQSSLILSVATGMLAIGLLITGPISDRVGRKPVMVAALFAAALCTMASAMMPSWHGVLVMRALIGLSLSGLAAVAMTYLSEEIHPQHIGLAMGLYIGGNAIGGMSGRLITGVLIDFVSWHTAMLVIGGLALIAASVFWKILPESRNFRARSLHPRSLLDGFTMHFRDAGLPLLFLEAFVLMGAFVTLFNYIGYRLLAAPYHMEQAFVGLLSVVYLSGIYSSAKIGSMADRLGRRKVLWGTIALMIGGLALTMFTPLPLVIIGMLIFTFGFFGAHSVASSWIGRRATRAKGQASSLYLFSYYAGGSIAGTAGGVFWHLGGWNGIGLFIGTLLLIALLAALKLAKLPPLPSSGATT; encoded by the coding sequence GTGAAAACTGCTGTCGCCCCACTTGCCCATGAAGTTCCACCTGCCGGACAGGACGATGTCGTCGCTGAACTCAAGGAGATCTACATCGAAAAAGGCACGCCGGCGTTCATGCGTACGGTGCTGGCGCTGTTCTGCGGCGGCTTCGCGACGTTTGCCCTGCTTTACTGCGTGCAGCCGATGATGCCGCTGTTGTCCCACGAATATTCGATCAATGCGGCACAGAGCAGCCTGATCCTGTCGGTGGCTACCGGAATGCTCGCCATCGGTCTGCTGATCACCGGCCCGATCTCCGATCGCGTCGGGCGCAAACCGGTCATGGTCGCGGCGCTGTTTGCCGCTGCGCTGTGCACCATGGCCAGCGCGATGATGCCGAGCTGGCACGGCGTGCTGGTCATGCGCGCGCTGATTGGCTTGTCGCTGAGTGGTCTGGCGGCAGTCGCCATGACCTATCTGAGCGAGGAAATTCACCCGCAACATATTGGCCTCGCGATGGGCTTGTACATCGGCGGCAACGCCATCGGCGGGATGAGCGGGCGGCTGATTACCGGTGTGTTGATCGACTTCGTCAGCTGGCATACGGCGATGTTGGTGATCGGTGGCCTGGCGCTGATTGCCGCGTCGGTGTTCTGGAAGATCCTCCCAGAATCGCGCAACTTCCGCGCCCGTTCGTTGCATCCGCGCAGCTTGCTCGACGGCTTTACCATGCACTTTCGCGACGCCGGTCTGCCGCTGTTATTCCTCGAAGCTTTTGTGCTGATGGGTGCGTTCGTCACGCTGTTCAACTACATCGGCTATCGCTTGCTGGCCGCGCCGTATCACATGGAACAGGCCTTCGTCGGATTGCTGTCGGTGGTGTACCTGTCGGGCATCTACAGCTCGGCGAAAATCGGTTCAATGGCCGACAGACTCGGCCGCCGCAAAGTGCTTTGGGGCACCATCGCGTTGATGATCGGTGGTCTCGCCCTGACGATGTTTACGCCATTGCCATTGGTAATCATCGGCATGCTGATCTTTACCTTCGGCTTCTTTGGCGCCCACTCGGTGGCCAGCAGTTGGATTGGCCGCCGCGCCACCAGGGCCAAGGGACAAGCATCGTCCCTGTACCTGTTCAGCTACTACGCCGGGGGAAGCATCGCCGGTACCGCAGGCGGCGTGTTCTGGCACCTGGGTGGCTGGAACGGTATCGGTTTGTTCATCGGTACGTTGCTGCTGATCGCCCTGCTCGCCGCGTTGAAGCTGGCGAAGTTGCCTCCACTGCCGAGCAGCGGCGCAACTACCTGA
- the gspI gene encoding type II secretion system minor pseudopilin GspI — MARPSCFPRMAGFTLLEIMVALAIFATLATAVLSASQYVIKQASAVEERFLAAWVADNQLSEVRLQSGPIIGKSQRVVHMDRRDWIVRQHIGTANDSRLLTVDIEVSLAGRDQTLHRANSWIPNRHE; from the coding sequence ATGGCTAGGCCATCGTGCTTCCCGCGCATGGCCGGGTTTACCCTGCTGGAAATCATGGTCGCCCTGGCGATTTTCGCGACGCTCGCGACGGCCGTTTTGTCCGCCAGCCAATACGTGATCAAGCAGGCGAGTGCGGTCGAAGAGCGCTTTTTGGCGGCGTGGGTGGCGGATAACCAGTTGAGCGAAGTGCGCCTGCAATCCGGCCCCATCATCGGGAAATCGCAACGGGTGGTGCACATGGACCGTCGCGACTGGATCGTGCGTCAACACATTGGAACCGCCAACGATTCGCGCCTGCTCACGGTCGACATTGAGGTAAGCCTTGCCGGTCGCGACCAGACCCTGCACCGCGCCAACAGCTGGATCCCTAATCGCCATGAGTAA
- the gspF gene encoding type II secretion system inner membrane protein GspF, with the protein MPTFDYRADDAQGRRCKGRLEADSPRHARQLLRERGVWPRAVSEIKVAGTHTPRGAGRLSAADLALLTLQLSTLVQAGLPLEEALDAVAKQSAKRRVAGLLSAVRSRVMEGHALATALGQFPKAFPELFRATVAAGERSGHLGHVLEQLAAYTQARQASRQKIQMALVYPLILMLASVVIVGFLLGFVVPDVVKIFVDSGQSLPLLTRALISASDGLRNHGLLFIGAIALLIALWRWSLRQPIWRLRWHRLALNLPLIGEVLRAMEAARFASTLAILGKSAVPLVDALEIAAAVIGNLTIRARMSDVARSVREGGTLTRGLELSGDIPPMMLHMIASGERAGELDRMLARAAEQQESSLAARIALVVSLFEPAMLVLMGGVVLLIVLAILLPILSLNQLVN; encoded by the coding sequence ATGCCGACTTTTGACTACCGCGCCGACGATGCTCAAGGGCGCCGTTGCAAGGGACGGCTGGAGGCCGACAGCCCGCGCCACGCGCGGCAACTGTTGCGCGAGCGCGGCGTGTGGCCTCGCGCCGTAAGCGAGATAAAAGTCGCGGGCACGCATACACCGCGTGGTGCAGGACGATTGAGTGCTGCGGACCTGGCGCTGCTGACGTTGCAATTGTCCACGCTGGTGCAGGCCGGCCTGCCGTTGGAGGAAGCCCTCGACGCCGTCGCAAAGCAGAGTGCCAAGCGTCGGGTCGCCGGCTTGTTATCAGCGGTCCGAAGTCGGGTGATGGAAGGCCATGCGCTGGCGACGGCGCTGGGACAGTTCCCCAAGGCCTTCCCCGAATTGTTCCGCGCCACCGTGGCCGCTGGCGAACGCTCCGGGCATCTGGGTCATGTGCTGGAGCAACTGGCGGCGTACACCCAGGCACGCCAGGCCTCGCGACAAAAAATCCAGATGGCGTTGGTGTACCCATTGATCCTGATGCTGGCCAGCGTGGTGATCGTCGGATTTCTGCTCGGTTTCGTGGTCCCGGATGTTGTGAAAATTTTTGTCGACAGCGGTCAGTCGTTGCCCTTACTGACCCGGGCGCTGATCAGTGCCAGTGACGGGCTGCGCAACCATGGCCTGTTGTTCATTGGCGCAATAGCCCTGCTGATCGCTCTTTGGCGCTGGAGCCTGCGCCAGCCGATCTGGCGACTGCGTTGGCATCGGCTGGCGCTGAACCTGCCGCTCATTGGCGAAGTGCTGCGGGCAATGGAAGCGGCACGCTTTGCCAGCACCCTGGCGATCCTCGGCAAAAGTGCGGTGCCCTTGGTCGATGCACTGGAAATCGCCGCTGCCGTGATCGGCAACCTGACCATTCGTGCCCGCATGTCCGATGTCGCCCGCTCAGTCCGTGAAGGCGGGACCTTGACCCGTGGCCTCGAACTGAGCGGCGACATCCCGCCAATGATGCTGCACATGATCGCCAGCGGCGAACGCGCCGGCGAACTCGACCGCATGCTGGCCCGCGCCGCCGAACAACAGGAAAGCAGCCTGGCGGCACGTATCGCGCTGGTGGTGAGCCTGTTCGAACCGGCCATGCTCGTGCTGATGGGCGGCGTCGTGCTGCTGATCGTACTGGCCATCCTGCTCCCGATTCTCAGCCTCAACCAATTGGTGAATTGA
- the gspM gene encoding type II secretion system protein GspM, with translation MKATVLRAVAVRRWQQLSLREQRLILGLSVFVLSVVAFSLVWQPTQQRLATAERQYQQQLALAAQLQQARPRNLVPESVDQPLSLRISESASAAGLELHQMDSDNEVLRLTLSGDAMAMLPWLDRIERDGVALQSLTLEKRDAVLEARMVLR, from the coding sequence ATGAAGGCAACAGTGTTAAGAGCGGTCGCTGTGCGGCGCTGGCAGCAGCTGTCCCTGCGCGAACAACGCCTGATACTCGGATTGAGCGTGTTTGTCCTGAGCGTCGTGGCATTCAGTCTGGTGTGGCAGCCGACGCAACAACGGCTTGCGACAGCGGAGCGTCAGTACCAGCAACAACTGGCACTGGCGGCACAACTGCAACAGGCGCGACCCCGTAATCTTGTTCCCGAATCCGTCGATCAACCCCTGTCACTGCGCATCAGTGAAAGCGCCAGCGCCGCCGGGCTTGAGCTGCATCAAATGGACAGCGACAACGAAGTCTTGCGCCTGACCCTCAGCGGCGACGCCATGGCAATGCTGCCATGGCTGGATCGCATCGAGCGCGACGGTGTCGCACTGCAATCGCTGACGCTGGAAAAACGTGACGCCGTGCTGGAGGCGCGGATGGTGCTCAGGTAG
- a CDS encoding type II secretion system protein GspK, with protein MKARQRGVALISVLLVMSLALLIIGGVLRSHRLLLQSSGQQLQQMHVRQLGSAAETWAMAQLQAQQNNTDLIPDPATAFDIEDAQVHIDIEDLAGRFNLNAVLIQGQIDQVTLHRWVRLQALLGLPALQLEQVGALRELSQLRLLPGVDGIRLRRLEPWIALLPTDAALNINTAPALVLRALDGIDALQADALMRQRSEAPWPSVQAFTQGPLLAGLGVSSHGLGIDSRWYRITVQVTQGQSRFRLATDVERDPKTRQLKILQRRVLPSNTHEITQ; from the coding sequence TTGAAGGCTCGTCAACGTGGCGTGGCGTTGATCAGCGTATTGCTGGTCATGAGCCTGGCGCTGTTGATCATCGGCGGGGTGCTGCGCAGCCATCGTTTGTTGCTGCAGAGCAGCGGACAACAGTTGCAGCAGATGCATGTGCGCCAACTCGGTTCCGCCGCGGAAACCTGGGCGATGGCACAGCTTCAGGCTCAGCAAAATAACACTGATTTGATACCTGACCCGGCAACCGCTTTTGATATTGAAGACGCGCAAGTCCATATCGATATCGAAGACCTGGCTGGACGCTTCAATCTCAATGCCGTGTTGATTCAGGGACAGATTGATCAGGTTACGCTCCACCGTTGGGTGCGTTTGCAGGCGTTGCTCGGGCTGCCTGCTTTGCAACTTGAGCAGGTGGGCGCCTTGCGAGAGTTGAGTCAGCTTCGCTTGTTGCCGGGTGTCGACGGTATACGTCTGCGTCGGCTCGAACCCTGGATAGCCCTGTTGCCCACGGACGCCGCCTTGAACATCAATACCGCCCCGGCGCTGGTGCTGCGCGCACTCGATGGTATCGACGCCCTCCAGGCGGATGCGCTGATGCGCCAGCGGTCTGAGGCTCCATGGCCGAGCGTCCAGGCTTTCACGCAGGGTCCGCTGCTCGCCGGTCTGGGTGTGAGCAGTCACGGTCTGGGCATCGACAGCCGCTGGTACCGGATCACCGTTCAGGTGACTCAGGGGCAGAGCCGTTTTCGCCTGGCCACCGATGTCGAGCGCGACCCCAAGACGCGCCAGCTGAAAATCCTGCAACGGCGAGTTTTGCCGTCCAATACCCATGAGATAACCCAATGA
- the gspG gene encoding type II secretion system major pseudopilin GspG has translation MNSLRHRSSQRGFTLIEIMVVVVIIGILGAIVVPQFMSRPDQAKVTAAKTDLQAIATALEMYRLDNFQYPSTQQGLEALNKRPSGLPAARNWNPQGYLKTLPVDPWGTPYQYLNPGVKSADGSYDVYSLGSDGVVGGEGHAADIGNWGG, from the coding sequence ATGAACTCTCTACGTCACAGATCTTCCCAGCGCGGTTTTACCCTGATCGAAATCATGGTGGTGGTGGTCATCATCGGCATTCTCGGGGCCATTGTGGTGCCGCAGTTCATGAGCCGCCCCGATCAGGCCAAAGTCACCGCCGCCAAAACCGATCTCCAGGCCATCGCCACTGCCCTGGAAATGTATCGCCTCGACAACTTCCAGTACCCCTCGACACAGCAGGGGCTGGAGGCCTTGAACAAACGCCCTTCGGGACTGCCGGCGGCGCGCAACTGGAATCCTCAGGGTTACCTGAAAACGCTGCCCGTGGACCCGTGGGGCACGCCTTATCAATACCTCAATCCCGGGGTGAAATCGGCCGATGGCAGCTATGACGTGTACTCCCTCGGTTCCGATGGCGTGGTCGGCGGCGAGGGCCATGCGGCCGACATCGGCAACTGGGGCGGTTAA
- a CDS encoding type II secretion system protein GspJ, which translates to MSKQAGFTLLELVIALAIFALLGLASWTLFDGVVRVQQGTTAHEREFRSLQRAVAVIERDLLHITEQPIVLVQNQLQLQRSNWRNPLDQPRSERQALTYRLDNGALWRDSQGEGTLIVQQQKLLDDVRYLSWRLFDSQSGWRSDQRGTLPLALEMQVSTGRFEAIRRVLVLPSVLP; encoded by the coding sequence ATGAGTAAACAGGCCGGGTTCACCTTGCTGGAGCTGGTGATCGCTCTTGCGATCTTCGCGCTGCTGGGGCTGGCCAGTTGGACGCTGTTCGATGGCGTCGTGCGCGTACAGCAAGGCACCACCGCCCATGAGCGTGAATTCAGAAGCCTGCAACGCGCCGTGGCTGTGATTGAGCGCGACCTGTTGCACATCACTGAGCAACCCATCGTGCTTGTACAAAACCAGCTGCAATTGCAGCGCAGCAACTGGCGCAATCCGCTGGACCAGCCGCGCAGTGAACGCCAGGCGCTGACCTACCGTCTCGACAATGGAGCGTTGTGGCGCGACAGCCAGGGCGAAGGCACGTTGATTGTGCAGCAGCAGAAACTGCTCGACGACGTCCGGTACCTGAGCTGGCGCCTGTTCGATAGCCAGAGCGGTTGGCGCAGTGATCAGAGGGGGACGTTGCCGCTGGCGCTGGAAATGCAAGTGTCGACGGGGCGTTTCGAGGCGATCCGTCGGGTGCTGGTACTACCGAGTGTGTTGCCTTGA